The sequence ACAGCTGGCAGATGCGGGCCGCGTTGGAGCTGCACCCGAGATCCTTCAGCAGCAGTGTGAAATAAAGGTCGGAGCGCGCCTGCGGCGGCAGCTCCAGCTCCCGCGCGGCCTGCATGCCGATCCAGCAGCAGCGGACGCAATGGCCCTCAGGCTGGCCTTCGGTCAGATCGAGGGCATGGCTGAGCGCTCCCAGCAGCTCCCCCAGCCGCAGGGTGCCCTGCGGTGCGGCTCTGCCGGACTGGCCGGGACTGGAGGGGGAGAAGATATATGTCATGGGCCTTCGGCAGGGCAATTGCGAAAGGCCCATGACAGCACGGGCAGGATTAACCTGCCCTTACCCGGCGCAGGATAAGGGTGGGGTCTCTGCGCCGGATTTTCTTAAAATTTCCGGGGCCGCCGTTTGGCAGCCCCGCAGTCTGAATTCAGAGGCCGCCGCTAGGCAGCCCCCAGGGCCCCGGCCCTAGTTCACACCCAGTTTTCCCGGGAATTCGATGTTGATTTCGAGGCTGGACAGCTCATCGCCGCGCTCCATCCGGATGTCGATCGCCTCGTCGCCGATCTGCATGTGGCGGCGGATCACTTCCAGGATCTCGCGCTGCAGCTGCGGCAGGCAGTCGGGGCGGGCGCCGCCGCTGCCGCTGCGCTCATGCGCCAGCAGGATCTGCAGCCGTTCCTTGGCAGTATTGGCAGAGGCTTTGCGGGGGCGGAGGGAAAATCCGAACATTGCTTACACCGCCCGGCGGAACAGCCGCTGCAGCAGGCCGCGGCGGGGATCTGCGGCAATCCGCATCTCGATCTGCTCGCCGATCAGCCGGCCCACCGCGTCCTCATAGGCCGCAGCCGCCGCCGACGGGTCGTCCAGCACCACCGGCACGCCCAGGTTGGAGGCGCGCAGCACCGCCGGGCTTTCGGGGATGATGCCCAGGAGCGGCACCGCCAGAACCTCCAGCACATCCTCCACCGTCATCATCTCGCCGCTGTCGATGCGGGATTTGTCGTGGCGGGTGATCAGCACCTGCGCCTTCACCGGCTCTGCGCCGCTCTTGCTGGCGCGTTCAGTGATGCTGTTCAGCAGCCCCAGAACCCGGTCACTGTCCCGGACAGACGACACTTCGGGGTTGGTGACCACAATCGCCTCATCGGCAAAATGCATCGCCATCTGGGCGCCGCGCTCGATCCCTGCCGGGCTGTCGCAGATGATATAATCGAACTCCTGGCGCAGCTCTTCCAGAACCCGTTCAACACCCTCTTTGGTCAGCGCGTCCTTGTCGCGGGTCTGCGAGGTCGGCAGCACCGACAGGTTTTCCAGCCGCCGGTCGCGGATCAGCGCCTGCTTCAGCTTGGCGTCGCCCTGGATCACGTTGATAAAGTCGAACACCACCCGGCGCTCGCAGCCCATGATCATGTCCAGGTTGCGCAATCCGACGTCGAAGTCGATCACCACCGTCTTGTGGCCGCGCCGCGCCAGCTCGGCGCCTACTGCCGCCGAGGTTGTGGTCTTACCGACACCGCCCTTGCCCGAGGTGACAACGATCACCCGGCCCAGCGGTTCTTCCAGTTTCAGGTCCTTGCTCATTCGTCCTGCCTCTCTCATTCCAGCCCTCTTAACAGCCTTCATCCCAAGGCTTCCACACACAGCCGCTCGTCCTGCAGGAACACCTGCACCGGGCGGTTCAGCAGCTCCGGCTCCAAATTCTCGTTTGTCCGGTACAGCCCGGCGACCGCCAAAAGCTCCGCGTCCAGGCTGTTGCAAAAGATCCGGGCGGTCTCGTCGCCCTCGGCGCCGGCCATGGCGCGGCCGCGCAGGCGGCCATAAACATGAATGCTGCCGCGCGCGATCAGCTCGGCGCCCGAGCTCACCGGCCCGACCACCACCAGATCGCCGCCTTCGGCCACCACCGTCTGGCCGGAGCGCACCGGCTGGGTGATCAGCCGGTTTTCCGGCGGCCTGAGTTTTTTGGGGATTTCGCGGCGCGGGCCGGGCCTGGTGCTGCCTTCCATGTTGAGCGGCGCATCCTTGCCGCTGGCGATGGTGATCAGCCCGGCGTCCTCAGCCGCGGAGATCTGTTCCGGCGTGGCATTCTGCACCCCGAACACTGCCAGCCCGCGGCTGCGCAAGCAGTCCGTCAGCGCCCGCAGTTCGGCCGGGCGGGACAGGCCGGGCGCCTGCGCCAGATCCAGAATCAGCGGCGCGCCGTCGAAGAAGTGGGGGTTCCAGCGCAGCTGCGCGTCCAGTGCCGCGTAGAACGCCTGGTCCAGCGGCCCGTTCTCCGGGCGCAGCGCAACGGCGGTGAAATACCGTCCGCGGATCTGAAACGGCTTCACGGTGGCGGCGGGGGGCGCGCCACGGGGGGATATGTCTTGATGCGGCACGCTCACGCGATGCTCCTGCTCGGGGAATGCGGTTTTGGTCCGCGGCTTCTTTTCCTCTTGCGTAGCGTCAGCGGCATGGCCCGTTCAACCGGGGCGCGGCTGCTTCGGCGGACATGCGCCGGATGCCGCAGGCACCGGCGGATTTCCGCACGCAGACTGCTTCAGGTTGCGCAGAAAACCGTTGGCAAACCGGGACTGGCGGCGGCTACAGCCGCAGCGGTTCGGACTGGCCCGAGGTTTCCAGATCCCAGATTGCGGCCCACTGCGTGTCCCGCCTTTCCAGGATCAGATAGTTCCGTTCCGCCGCATAGCGCCCGGCCTGACCGGGGATCTTGCGGATGCGGACCGGGTGGCCGGGCAGGGGGGCGTCCCCCAGCCAGGACAGCATTCCCAGCACCCGCGCCCAGGCCTTGGGCGGCGCCCGGTGGGAAATGCCGGAGGCGACCAGCTGGTGCAGCGTCTTGCCGCCGCCCAGGGGCATCTCGGCGCGCGCCGCCAGGTGGATCTCGCCGGACACGGCGGTGACCTGCTGGCCGTCCTTGGCGGCGGTATCCCGCATCATCCGCAGCATCCGCCGCCAGGAGGCCCGGTGGGCCCGGCTTTGCCACTGGTCGCGCAGGTCGTCCTCATATTTTTGCATCCGCGGCGTCAGCACCATCAGCAGCTCCAGCAGCGACAGCCGTGGCCCCAGCAGGGGCACGCTGGACAGCAGGAAGGTCTGCCCCGGTGCGCCCCGCTTGACCTCGGCCTTCATCATCCGCCAGCCGCCGCGCGCCATCACCCGGCGGCGGCTGCGCTCCGAGCGCAGATCGGGCGCCAGCAGCCGCAACCCCGGTGCCTCAATGCGCCAGCCCAGGTGGGTGCCATCAGGATCGGCAAACCGCGCGGGCAGGTCCCCGTGGCAGCAGCCGTGCTGAAACAGCAGCGCTGCTTGCCGGGCTGCCGCAAACAGTGTCTGGCCCACCGGCGAATAGGTGCTGGAGCGGCGCAGCGATCCCCAGCCGTCGCATATATCGTGGTCGTCCCATTGCATCAGCGAGGGCACGCGGGCCGCGAGCCAGGCCAGCTCCGGCGCGCTGTAGACCGCCAGGTAGCGGCGCAGAAAGCCCTCCCGCAGATGCGCGCGCAGGCTGTCCAGATCCTCCCGCGAGGGATCGCGCGGCAATTTGTCCGGCCAGCCCTCGCTCAGCCGGTGGCCGTCCGTCACCTCATCGGCATAGACCTGATCGCCGCCATGCAGCAGCAGCGAGAAGGGGCGCTTGCGGTGCTCCGCACCCATCCGCGCCAACATGGCGTTGCGCTCTTTCCCGTCGCGGTCCAGGTCGCCATGCTCCTCGCCGTTGCAGGAGGCATAGGCAATCCGCATATCCCCGCCGAACCCGCCCGCGACCTCAAAGCGCTGCCCGTTCCACTGATAGCTGGAGGGCCGGTCCGCAGGCAGGGAAAAGCGCGCGCGCAGAACCGAAACGCTTGCGTATTCCGCCAGCGGCTCGGCCTGACGGTCCATGCCGTCGAGCGAGACAGGCGGCACGGTTTGCCCCTTGGGCGCAATGAACAGCGCCGCAAGCTGCATCTGGCCATCGCGCAGATCGTCAAGGATCAGAATGGGGCCGGTGATGGAGTGGTTGCTGCTCATTCAGCAACAGGACCTAGGTGCGGCGGCTGCCGCAATCAACCGTCTGCAGGGCTGCAGAGGGGGATTTGCAGGGGCTGCGGCGGAATTGCCCGTGGCGCGGCAAGGCAACGCGTGGTCAAGATGCGCAATACGCCCGGCCCGGATGACCCCAAGGCCGCTTAAGCATTGATCCGGAGAAATTTTATGCAATGGACTTTTCTTGCAGCGTCAGCGCTGGCAGCTTTGTGGATGGGGGTGCATGCCGTGATCGGCGGCCGCGAATGCGCCGTGCCGCTCGCGCAGGACCGCAGCC is a genomic window of Leisingera caerulea DSM 24564 containing:
- the minE gene encoding cell division topological specificity factor MinE, whose protein sequence is MFGFSLRPRKASANTAKERLQILLAHERSGSGGARPDCLPQLQREILEVIRRHMQIGDEAIDIRMERGDELSSLEINIEFPGKLGVN
- the minD gene encoding septum site-determining protein MinD, whose product is MSKDLKLEEPLGRVIVVTSGKGGVGKTTTSAAVGAELARRGHKTVVIDFDVGLRNLDMIMGCERRVVFDFINVIQGDAKLKQALIRDRRLENLSVLPTSQTRDKDALTKEGVERVLEELRQEFDYIICDSPAGIERGAQMAMHFADEAIVVTNPEVSSVRDSDRVLGLLNSITERASKSGAEPVKAQVLITRHDKSRIDSGEMMTVEDVLEVLAVPLLGIIPESPAVLRASNLGVPVVLDDPSAAAAAYEDAVGRLIGEQIEMRIAADPRRGLLQRLFRRAV
- the minC gene encoding septum site-determining protein MinC, with translation MSVPHQDISPRGAPPAATVKPFQIRGRYFTAVALRPENGPLDQAFYAALDAQLRWNPHFFDGAPLILDLAQAPGLSRPAELRALTDCLRSRGLAVFGVQNATPEQISAAEDAGLITIASGKDAPLNMEGSTRPGPRREIPKKLRPPENRLITQPVRSGQTVVAEGGDLVVVGPVSSGAELIARGSIHVYGRLRGRAMAGAEGDETARIFCNSLDAELLAVAGLYRTNENLEPELLNRPVQVFLQDERLCVEALG
- a CDS encoding alkaline phosphatase D family protein, with amino-acid sequence MSSNHSITGPILILDDLRDGQMQLAALFIAPKGQTVPPVSLDGMDRQAEPLAEYASVSVLRARFSLPADRPSSYQWNGQRFEVAGGFGGDMRIAYASCNGEEHGDLDRDGKERNAMLARMGAEHRKRPFSLLLHGGDQVYADEVTDGHRLSEGWPDKLPRDPSREDLDSLRAHLREGFLRRYLAVYSAPELAWLAARVPSLMQWDDHDICDGWGSLRRSSTYSPVGQTLFAAARQAALLFQHGCCHGDLPARFADPDGTHLGWRIEAPGLRLLAPDLRSERSRRRVMARGGWRMMKAEVKRGAPGQTFLLSSVPLLGPRLSLLELLMVLTPRMQKYEDDLRDQWQSRAHRASWRRMLRMMRDTAAKDGQQVTAVSGEIHLAARAEMPLGGGKTLHQLVASGISHRAPPKAWARVLGMLSWLGDAPLPGHPVRIRKIPGQAGRYAAERNYLILERRDTQWAAIWDLETSGQSEPLRL